ACCGACGAGCGCGAGGCGCTGCTGGCTCGGGTCCGCGTCTACGAGCAGGCCGCCACCGAGCAGGTCGACAAACTCCGGATCCAGCTGGCCCGAGCTGAGGATTTCGCCGCCACCCTGGGCGCTCGCCTGGAGCAGAGAGTCCCCGCTGCACGCGCCTGACCTTCGACGGCGTCAATCAAACAACAGCTGCGCTCCGTCGCCGGAACCGATTTCGGCGTGCCCTCGCCGCGCTGGTTGTCCCGCTTCGGGGATGCCACCCGGCTGGCCGAACGCTATCGGGTCGGGCGGGTGCTGCTGGCCGGCGATGCGGCACACATCCATCCACCCACTGGCGGCCAGGGCCTCAACCTGAGCGTTCAGGACGGATTCAACCTCGGCTGGAACCTGGCCGCACAGATCCGCGGCTGGGCTCCGGAAAACACTGCTGGACACCTACGAGGCCGAACGTCATCCGGTCGCCGAGGACGTGCTGGACAACGCCCTTGCCCAGACGGCCCGCTGGGCGCGAACGTGGTCGAGCGCGACGTGGGAACCGCCACGGGCCGTCGCGGCAGACGTAGAAAGGGTCACTCGCGGACGTTTGCCCGGACCGCCTCTTCGATGGGGGTCGACCCCGTGTCGAGTTCGTTCTCTCGATGCGACTCGTCGGCTCCGTCACCACACGGACGACCGCCAGACGGACGACGAAACGACGAACGGCCTTGGGGCGCGGGGGTATTCCAAGCAGGCGGAGGCCATCCGGTTCGCCATGGCACGCCCGTTCTCACGGAGGCGGCTGCCTGCCGTCCACGCCTCCTACCCTTTCGTTGATGCAGCCTCATCTGCTGGAGGTGCCCCAAGAAGACCGGATCATGATCGCGTCACGAGGTCATGGAAAAGGGTTTGAGCGAGGCGGAGTCTCGCTGCTACGTTCTTGGTGGACCGTGAAGTCGTCGTAGGGAGGTGAGACCCGTGAACACAGTTACCCATGGGTGCTCCCTCAACCCGCCACGGTCCGGCGGCTGACGTTCGGTGTCGCCAGGAGCGCCTGAGATCGAGGCACTCCTGGAAGGAGACTCCGATGGACACGAAGCCTTTCACATCTGGCCTGAGCGAGCACGCGGTGATGATCACGCGCGTCGCGGAAGGGCAATGGCACGCGCTGGATGACGACTTGGTGGTCGGACGCGGGCATGCGGAGCACCGGCCCGACGGACGCTTGTTCGTCAGCATCGACGCCTGGCACGACGCCGTCTTCGACCGGCTCGCCGAGGCGATGCCGGCGGTACTGCCGGCGCCGCTGTACACGGTGGTCGACGAAGCCGACGTCGAGCTGACGGCCGGCTGGCGGCGGGCCGGTTTCACGATCCGGCGCCGCGAGTGGGAGTACGTCGTGCCGACCGACCCGCGGGTCACAGGGCTCAACGAAGTCCTGCCGCCTTCGGGCGTGACGATCGTGCCCGCCGGTGAGGCGGACGAGCGTCTGCTGCGGGCGGTGGACCGCGCGATCCGTGACGAAGTCGAAGCGACGGTCGGGTGGCAGTCGATGCCCGCAGAGGTGATGTCCCGCCCCGAAGGCGACACGATCGTCGACCCGTCGAAGTACGCGGTGGCCGCGGCCCCGGACCGCTACCTGGGTCTGATCCGGGTGGTGCCGGGGAACCGGCCGCGCATCGGGCTGGTCGCGGTCCGCGCCGACGAGCAGCGCCGTGGCATCGCCAGGGCGCTGCTGGCCCATGCGCTGGGGACGCTGCACCGTTCCGGGTTCGCCGCGGCCTGGACCGAAGTCCACGAGGCCAACCAGGCAGCCTCGGCACTGTTCGAGGACATCGGCGCCCGGCCGATGAGCAGCAATCTGGAGCTGGTGCGATGACGAAGAACAGGAACGTCATCGAAGTCGAGGGCAAGGTTGTCGAGTGCCTGCGCAGCGCCATGTTCACGGTGGAGCTCGAGAACGGCCACCAGGTGCTCGCGCACATCAGCGGGAAGATCCGCAAGAACTACATCAAGATCATGCTGGAGGACCGGGTGCTGGTGGAGCTTCCGCCGTACGACCTGACGCGCGGCAGGATCGTGTTCCGGTACCGGAACTAGCGGCGGTCGGCACGCTCGGCGGTAGCTGATCCGGGGGCCCTGGTCACGGCGTTTCCGTGACCGGGGCCGCCATGGTGGCTCGCAGGGCCGCGGAGCGGTCACCTCTCCAGCCGCCGCCGGCAGGCCTGGTGTGTCCCGAGCCGGTGACAGCGGCCGGCGTCGCCGCTGTCGCCACCCGCACGCTTCCGCGCTCGACCCGACCTCTCCCCCGGTGGAAGCCGCCTGAGCGACGAACGTTCCGTTACGCCCACG
This is a stretch of genomic DNA from Streptomyces hawaiiensis. It encodes these proteins:
- a CDS encoding GNAT family N-acetyltransferase, whose amino-acid sequence is MDTKPFTSGLSEHAVMITRVAEGQWHALDDDLVVGRGHAEHRPDGRLFVSIDAWHDAVFDRLAEAMPAVLPAPLYTVVDEADVELTAGWRRAGFTIRRREWEYVVPTDPRVTGLNEVLPPSGVTIVPAGEADERLLRAVDRAIRDEVEATVGWQSMPAEVMSRPEGDTIVDPSKYAVAAAPDRYLGLIRVVPGNRPRIGLVAVRADEQRRGIARALLAHALGTLHRSGFAAAWTEVHEANQAASALFEDIGARPMSSNLELVR
- the infA gene encoding translation initiation factor IF-1; this encodes MTKNRNVIEVEGKVVECLRSAMFTVELENGHQVLAHISGKIRKNYIKIMLEDRVLVELPPYDLTRGRIVFRYRN